TCATCAACAGTAAATTTTAAAGAAATTGCATTATCCTGCGGTTATATAAACGCTACAGAGGTTAAAACTAGAGAAGAATTAATCATAGAATGCAAAAAAATGAAAGATGAAGAAGGTCCTAATCTATTAGTAGTAAATATCAATAGGGGTTCAAGAAAAGATTTGGGAAGACCAACGACATCACCTATACAGAATAAAATAACATTTATGAACTTCTTGAAAGAGGGTTGAAATGATAGCGGTTATTCTGGCAGCTGGGCAGGGTATTAGATTAAGACCTCTAACAAATAGTATCCCAAAGGGATTGATATCAATTAATGGAAA
The DNA window shown above is from Spirochaetota bacterium and carries:
- a CDS encoding sugar phosphate nucleotidyltransferase, which produces MIAVILAAGQGIRLRPLTNSIPKGLISING